A region of Streptomyces cinnamoneus DNA encodes the following proteins:
- a CDS encoding NADH-quinone oxidoreductase subunit D: MSTPTSPRETTEGAVYTVTGGDWDEIAEAAKRADDERIVVNMGPQHPSTHGVLRLILEIDGETVTEARCGIGYLHTGIEKNLEFRNWTQGTTFVTRMDYLTPFFNETAYCLGVEKLLGIAEQVPDRASVIRVMLMELNRISSHLVAIATGGMELGATTIMIYGFRDRELVLDIFELITGLRMNHAYVRPGGLAQDLPPGAVDQVREFVKKMRRNLPEYDKLATGNPIFKGRMQDIGYLDLAGCLALGATGPILRSAGLPHDLRKAQPYCGYENYDFDVPTADTCDAYGRFLIRLEEMRQSLRIVEQCLDRLQPGPVMVADKKIAWPAQLALGPDGLGNSLDHIKKIMGTSMEALIHHFKLVTEGFRVPPGQAYTAVESPKGELGVHVVSDGGTRPYRVHFRDPSFTNLQAMAAMCEGGMVADVIVAVASIDPVMGGVDR, encoded by the coding sequence ATGTCGACACCAACCAGCCCCCGCGAGACCACCGAGGGCGCCGTCTACACCGTCACCGGCGGCGACTGGGACGAGATCGCCGAGGCCGCCAAGCGGGCCGACGACGAGCGCATCGTCGTCAACATGGGCCCGCAGCACCCCTCCACCCACGGCGTGCTCCGGCTGATCCTGGAGATCGACGGCGAGACCGTCACCGAGGCCCGCTGCGGCATCGGCTACCTCCACACCGGCATCGAGAAGAACCTCGAATTCCGGAACTGGACCCAGGGCACCACGTTCGTGACGCGCATGGACTACCTGACGCCCTTCTTCAACGAGACGGCCTACTGCCTGGGCGTCGAGAAGCTGCTGGGCATCGCGGAGCAGGTGCCCGACCGCGCGAGCGTCATCCGGGTCATGCTCATGGAGCTGAACCGAATCTCCTCGCACCTGGTGGCCATCGCCACCGGCGGCATGGAGCTCGGCGCCACCACGATCATGATCTACGGCTTCCGGGACCGCGAGCTCGTGCTCGACATCTTCGAGCTGATCACCGGCCTGCGCATGAACCACGCCTACGTACGCCCCGGCGGCCTCGCCCAGGACCTGCCGCCCGGCGCCGTGGACCAGGTGCGCGAGTTCGTGAAGAAGATGCGCAGGAACCTGCCCGAGTACGACAAGCTCGCCACCGGCAACCCCATCTTCAAGGGCCGCATGCAGGACATCGGCTACCTCGACCTCGCCGGCTGCCTGGCGCTCGGCGCGACCGGCCCGATCCTGCGCTCGGCCGGCCTTCCGCACGACCTGCGCAAGGCACAGCCCTACTGCGGTTACGAGAACTACGACTTCGACGTGCCGACCGCCGACACCTGCGACGCCTACGGCCGCTTCCTGATCCGCCTGGAGGAGATGCGCCAGTCGCTGCGGATCGTCGAGCAGTGCCTGGACCGGCTCCAGCCCGGGCCGGTCATGGTCGCGGACAAGAAGATCGCCTGGCCCGCCCAGCTGGCCCTCGGGCCGGACGGGCTCGGCAACTCCCTCGACCACATCAAGAAGATCATGGGCACCTCCATGGAGGCCCTGATCCACCACTTCAAGCTGGTGACGGAGGGCTTCCGGGTGCCCCCCGGGCAGGCGTACACGGCCGTGGAGTCGCCCAAGGGGGAGCTGGGCGTGCACGTGGTCAGCGACGGCGGCACCCGCCCCTACCGGGTCCACTTCCGGGACCCGTCCTTCACCAACCTCCAGGCGATGGCGGCGATGTGCGAAGGCGGCATGGTCGCCGACGTGATCGTCGCGGTCGCGTCGATCGACCCCGTGATGGGAGGCGTAGACCGGTGA